Proteins encoded by one window of Thalassoroseus pseudoceratinae:
- a CDS encoding NUDIX hydrolase, which yields MTDGTEDIFDVVDAKDQVIRQELRSVVHREKLLHRAVHIFVFNASGELFLQLRSKTKDEYPSRFTSSASGHVDAGETYEIAAVRELREELGITGELEFLTKLPARKELANEHSALYRMTTEDELTLDTEEIAGGDFYPVAEIAAWILRDPHKFSPPFLVLFDWYRRRFDY from the coding sequence ATGACGGACGGAACCGAAGACATCTTCGACGTGGTCGATGCGAAGGATCAGGTGATTCGCCAGGAACTCCGGTCCGTGGTGCATCGCGAAAAATTGCTGCATCGGGCGGTGCACATTTTCGTGTTCAACGCCTCGGGCGAACTGTTCCTACAATTGCGGTCAAAAACCAAAGACGAATACCCGTCACGCTTCACTTCGTCGGCGTCTGGTCATGTTGACGCGGGCGAAACCTACGAGATCGCCGCGGTCCGTGAGTTGCGTGAGGAATTGGGGATCACCGGCGAGTTAGAATTCCTGACGAAGTTGCCCGCTCGGAAAGAGTTAGCCAACGAACACTCGGCTCTCTACCGGATGACAACTGAGGACGAACTCACGCTCGACACCGAAGAGATCGCTGGTGGCGACTTTTACCCCGTCGCGGAGATCGCGGCTTGGATCCTGCGGGATCCGCACAAGTTTTCGCCGCCATTCCTGGTGCTGTTCGATTGGTATCGGCGACGGTTCGATTATTGA
- the rnhA gene encoding ribonuclease HI: protein MGNQEFPKKSPPEVQLFTDGACRGNPGPGGWAYILRHPASGREKEGSGGAALTTNNQMELTAVIEGLKALKAFSAVEVITDSTYVAKGSQEWLPGWKARGWKRKEGKQLKPVKNVEYWQELDKLLADHQVHFTVVKGHSGHAENERCDELAVAAALEYQLES from the coding sequence ATGGGAAATCAAGAGTTTCCTAAGAAATCGCCACCCGAAGTGCAGTTGTTCACGGACGGAGCGTGTCGCGGCAATCCGGGTCCCGGAGGGTGGGCGTATATCCTCCGTCACCCAGCCAGCGGACGAGAAAAAGAAGGTTCGGGCGGTGCTGCGCTCACAACCAATAACCAAATGGAATTGACTGCGGTGATCGAGGGGCTCAAGGCCTTGAAAGCCTTTTCGGCAGTCGAAGTCATCACCGACAGCACGTACGTGGCTAAGGGCAGTCAAGAGTGGTTGCCCGGTTGGAAGGCGCGTGGGTGGAAGCGAAAAGAAGGCAAGCAACTCAAGCCAGTCAAGAATGTCGAGTACTGGCAGGAGTTGGACAAACTACTTGCAGATCACCAAGTGCACTTTACCGTGGTGAAAGGTCATAGCGGCCACGCGGAAAACGAACGCTGTGACGAGTTGGCCGTTGCCGCTGCATTGGAGTATCAGTTGGAAAGCTGA
- the infA gene encoding translation initiation factor IF-1 translates to MAKEEAIEVQGKVTEALANTQFRVELDNGHEVMAHVAGKMRKHFIRIVPGDRVIVEVSPYDLSRGRITYRER, encoded by the coding sequence ATGGCCAAAGAAGAGGCCATCGAGGTCCAAGGCAAAGTGACCGAGGCACTTGCCAACACGCAGTTTCGCGTGGAACTTGACAACGGGCATGAAGTCATGGCCCACGTCGCAGGCAAAATGCGGAAACACTTCATCCGGATCGTCCCCGGCGATCGCGTGATTGTGGAAGTGTCCCCCTATGATTTGAGTCGCGGACGAATCACCTATCGAGAACGGTAG
- a CDS encoding Flp family type IVb pilin: MKPIQAFFTEDNAATAVEYAVMLAMILLSIIAAISQVGGASGSMWDNNSTQLKNAGF; encoded by the coding sequence ATGAAACCAATCCAGGCATTCTTCACCGAGGACAACGCCGCTACGGCTGTTGAATACGCTGTTATGTTGGCGATGATCTTGCTTTCGATCATCGCGGCCATCAGCCAGGTCGGTGGTGCGTCGGGGTCGATGTGGGACAACAACAGCACCCAGCTTAAGAACGCCGGTTTCTAA
- the folK gene encoding 2-amino-4-hydroxy-6-hydroxymethyldihydropteridine diphosphokinase yields MRTNCFIAFGGNLGNVSERFQECWQVMRESDGFELVQTSPIYESRPMGQSAGTNYCNAAVEVRCDLSPQDLLVELQCLETRFGRQRDIRWGPRTLDLDILLYGDEVVQTPTLEIPHPGIVYRRFVLDPLCDIAPSVRHPVYARRLSELRDGLLKRPLLIAVEPTVLENIHDIERTLASRFSKVCIVDPADVEPSLVLSTTDEHLTQMSRSSCNVNLAKMNSDFETALVDVLSAALG; encoded by the coding sequence GTGAGGACGAATTGCTTCATTGCGTTTGGGGGAAATCTTGGAAACGTATCCGAACGTTTCCAAGAGTGCTGGCAGGTGATGCGGGAATCGGACGGCTTCGAGCTGGTGCAAACGAGTCCGATCTATGAGTCCCGACCCATGGGCCAATCAGCTGGGACGAATTATTGCAATGCCGCGGTTGAAGTGCGTTGCGATTTGTCTCCGCAAGACCTTTTGGTGGAGTTGCAATGTCTCGAAACCCGTTTTGGACGGCAACGCGATATTCGCTGGGGGCCGAGAACGCTCGACTTGGACATCTTGCTCTACGGCGATGAGGTCGTTCAGACGCCGACCTTGGAAATTCCGCATCCGGGGATCGTTTATCGACGATTCGTGCTCGATCCGCTTTGCGACATTGCTCCATCCGTTCGTCATCCCGTTTACGCTCGTCGACTCTCTGAACTACGGGACGGACTCCTGAAACGACCCCTACTAATTGCGGTCGAGCCGACTGTGCTGGAGAATATTCACGATATCGAGCGAACGCTCGCTTCGCGATTTTCCAAGGTGTGTATTGTCGATCCTGCCGACGTCGAACCTTCGTTGGTTCTCTCTACCACCGACGAACACCTGACGCAAATGTCACGCTCGTCGTGCAACGTCAATCTTGCCAAGATGAATTCGGACTTCGAAACCGCGTTGGTCGATGTTCTATCGGCGGCACTCGGTTAG
- a CDS encoding Gfo/Idh/MocA family protein gives MSRMNRRHFLQTTAASAAVAPFVISGTKSSGNVIGANDRIRHAVVGINGRGRSHIDGFGKMDDVQVVCLVDPDSRLFDSRSKSVEKHDGKRPKCVQDVRVALEDPDIDTISIATPNHSHSLISIWGCQAGKDVYVEKPLSHNVFEGRQLVKAAKKYDRIVQHGTQNRSSQGLANVIAAVQSGRYGKLTVSKGYCCKPRWSIGTKSTQKPPEGLDFDLWLGPAQKHDYHGNLVHYNWHWFWDFGNGDTGNQGVHEIDVARWAIPDATLPTKVWSLGGRFAYEDQGETPNTQVTVFEYGDVKLLFETRGLVGKYDQDRKVTNEFFTTEGKITKDGTFTPYGGGKSEKVKVDEDERQEVTSGGPFGSFITAVRSRKASDVNCDAEVGHYSSALCHLANISYRLGKSVPFNGRTKGLGENKQVRDSLEKVRENLTAVGVPLEDTNYLLGRELAFDPKTEKFDDPAANEMLSRAYREPFVVPENV, from the coding sequence ATGTCACGAATGAATCGCCGTCACTTCCTGCAAACGACCGCTGCCAGTGCCGCTGTCGCACCGTTTGTGATTTCCGGCACGAAATCGTCCGGCAACGTGATTGGAGCCAACGACCGCATCCGCCATGCCGTTGTGGGTATCAACGGTCGCGGACGTAGCCACATTGATGGCTTCGGCAAAATGGACGATGTGCAGGTTGTTTGCCTCGTCGATCCAGACTCCCGGCTGTTCGACTCTCGATCGAAGTCCGTCGAAAAGCACGATGGGAAACGGCCGAAGTGCGTGCAGGATGTGCGAGTCGCCTTGGAAGATCCGGATATCGACACCATCTCGATTGCCACGCCGAATCACTCGCATTCACTGATCAGCATTTGGGGCTGTCAGGCGGGGAAAGATGTTTACGTCGAAAAACCGCTTAGTCACAATGTGTTCGAAGGTCGGCAACTCGTCAAAGCTGCCAAGAAGTACGACCGCATCGTGCAACACGGAACACAAAATCGGTCCAGCCAAGGGCTCGCTAATGTGATCGCCGCTGTGCAATCCGGTCGATATGGCAAGCTCACCGTCTCCAAAGGCTACTGTTGCAAACCGCGTTGGAGCATCGGAACGAAATCGACTCAGAAGCCGCCGGAAGGGTTAGATTTCGACTTGTGGCTTGGCCCGGCTCAAAAGCATGATTACCACGGAAACCTCGTCCACTATAATTGGCATTGGTTCTGGGACTTCGGGAATGGTGACACCGGCAACCAAGGTGTTCATGAAATCGATGTCGCTCGCTGGGCAATTCCCGACGCCACGCTACCCACGAAAGTCTGGAGTCTCGGTGGTCGATTTGCCTACGAAGACCAGGGCGAAACCCCGAACACGCAAGTCACCGTATTCGAGTACGGCGATGTGAAATTGCTCTTCGAAACACGCGGATTGGTCGGGAAGTACGACCAAGACCGCAAGGTGACCAACGAATTCTTCACGACCGAAGGCAAGATTACGAAAGACGGAACCTTCACGCCGTACGGCGGTGGCAAGAGTGAGAAGGTCAAGGTCGACGAAGATGAACGTCAAGAAGTGACATCGGGGGGGCCGTTCGGAAGCTTCATCACAGCGGTTCGTAGTCGGAAGGCGTCCGATGTAAATTGTGATGCTGAAGTCGGTCACTACTCCAGTGCGTTGTGTCATTTGGCCAACATCTCATACCGACTCGGCAAGTCGGTTCCTTTCAATGGACGAACCAAAGGACTTGGTGAGAACAAACAAGTCCGCGACAGTTTGGAGAAAGTTCGGGAGAACTTGACGGCGGTCGGTGTACCGCTCGAGGACACCAATTATCTTCTCGGACGTGAACTCGCCTTCGATCCGAAAACCGAGAAGTTCGACGATCCCGCTGCTAACGAGATGCTCTCGCGGGCCTACCGTGAACCGTTTGTGGTGCCGGAAAATGTGTAG
- a CDS encoding DUF1501 domain-containing protein: protein MAKHLNCDGLRRRDFLKAGVLGTTGLSLASYLRMAEAGGVRGNAPAKSAIFINLNGGPSHMDTFDLKPNAPDEYRGLFNPIATNASGVEFCEHLPKLAKCADKFAVLRGVSHTLGAHQLGTEYVNTGNRPLPSLEFPGYGSVVTKQSKNLPGDLPSFVAVGNNTQQKAGYMGVRYAPLVTGSTPRPGQPYSVRGVSLGNGLTVNEVEKRTSLLRELDTTFAGYEKNNQLLDGLDRFSEQAHNMITSKRAREAFDISKESPAFAAPFGDEAFGMSCLLASRLVEAGVKFVSMSLGGWDTHQNNFDRLENNLLPTLDTGLAALFNGLAQKGLLDSTVVYITGEFGRTPKLNNRSTPGGRDHYPRCMFMLMAGGGVKGGQVIGESDEKATQPLNDVITPDDVAASFYHALGIDHTHEYDTTTGRPVMIVREGTVIDQLFA from the coding sequence ATGGCGAAACATCTCAACTGCGACGGTCTCCGACGTCGTGACTTTCTCAAAGCTGGTGTCCTCGGAACCACGGGTCTGAGTTTGGCAAGCTACTTGCGAATGGCGGAAGCCGGCGGCGTGCGTGGGAATGCGCCAGCGAAGTCCGCGATCTTCATCAACTTGAATGGTGGCCCATCTCACATGGACACCTTCGATCTAAAGCCTAACGCACCTGACGAATACCGGGGCTTGTTCAATCCGATCGCCACGAACGCGTCTGGCGTCGAGTTCTGCGAACACCTACCGAAACTCGCCAAGTGTGCAGACAAGTTCGCCGTGCTGCGAGGTGTCTCTCACACACTTGGTGCCCATCAACTCGGAACGGAATACGTCAACACCGGAAACCGTCCGTTACCGTCGTTGGAGTTTCCCGGCTATGGATCAGTGGTCACGAAGCAATCCAAGAATCTCCCGGGTGACCTGCCGTCATTCGTTGCCGTTGGCAACAATACGCAGCAAAAAGCTGGCTACATGGGTGTACGTTATGCACCGCTCGTAACGGGTTCCACGCCGCGTCCCGGTCAGCCTTATAGTGTTCGGGGCGTGTCCCTGGGCAACGGCCTGACCGTGAATGAAGTCGAAAAACGAACCAGCTTGCTACGCGAGTTGGACACAACCTTCGCGGGTTATGAAAAGAACAATCAACTGCTTGACGGATTGGATCGATTCAGCGAGCAAGCCCACAACATGATTACTTCGAAGCGGGCTCGCGAAGCATTCGATATCAGCAAGGAGAGCCCGGCCTTCGCGGCACCGTTCGGTGACGAAGCGTTTGGTATGAGCTGCTTGCTCGCGTCTCGATTGGTTGAAGCCGGCGTGAAGTTTGTTTCAATGAGTCTTGGTGGATGGGACACGCACCAAAACAACTTCGACCGCTTGGAGAACAACCTGCTCCCCACGCTCGACACTGGCTTGGCCGCTTTGTTCAACGGGTTGGCTCAGAAAGGGTTGCTCGACTCGACCGTGGTTTACATCACTGGAGAGTTCGGCCGCACGCCAAAATTGAACAACCGCAGCACACCGGGCGGTCGCGATCACTATCCACGTTGCATGTTCATGCTGATGGCAGGTGGTGGTGTGAAAGGCGGCCAGGTAATAGGTGAGAGCGATGAGAAGGCCACGCAACCGCTCAATGATGTCATCACTCCCGATGACGTGGCCGCGTCGTTCTATCACGCACTTGGAATCGATCACACGCACGAATACGACACAACCACCGGTCGCCCAGTGATGATCGTCCGCGAAGGAACTGTGATCGACCAACTGTTCGCGTAA
- a CDS encoding DUF1549 and DUF1553 domain-containing protein, whose translation MKVLVSFTFCLAILAEAGVGFAADDVVRPISQRFATKSDETPDFRKHIVPLMSRLGCNGRACHGSFQGQGGFRLSLFGYDFKMDHENLTAGDEPRVNLKNPAESLFIQKPTMVEIHEGGERYETGSWEHKVFLAWASNGAKSVTKETPDFVRLDVSPSEIIFDSNDQTQQLNVVAVWSDGSREDVTDLSRFQTNNDTVADISESGLVSVGEPGDTHVVVFYDNGVVPIPVMRPVSELAGSEYPKVETPTEIDRLVVQKLRKMGVVASDVAGDTEFLRRVRLDMTGTLPSAAEVRAFLADPSPDKRARKIDELLESPAYAAWWTTRLCDITGNSDDQLNNVTPIRSAASQNWYDWIYKRVANNTPYDELAAGLVLANGRDPGESYKDYCREMSEIYYSKSDKSFADRESMPHYWARRNFRSAEDRAIGFAYTFMGLRIQCAQCHKHPFDQWTQDDFKAFTGFFTHTRFGQDPKSRDTYNAMIKELGLENLRGNEQRRKVQELVKEGKVAPMNELFTIAVRPQPKNNRNSKRKRPANRNAAARTAAVLGGDEIALENFDDPRQPLMDWLRQSDNPYFARAFVNRVWAGYFNVGIVEPPDDMSLANPPSNQPLLDYLTEGFIASGYDMKWVHRTIANSHTYQRSWKPNETNQFDEKNFSHAIPRRIPAEVAVDAITLATASDDTVSEWHESLDGRAIAIPGAGRRSRGGNSYALTIFGRSIRESNCDCDRSMDASLLQTVFLQNDAELLNMIENRRGWLGQVAKDLKIAMPGGGSAKDKADKAKADRIRKNLARMRDRVAELKKAGNQNGVRKLSGQMAGLRKQLAKLGAADKTPDNKKAGSKVADANWDDIVNEAFLRTLSRLPTEEEQNRSREFVANAENSLDGIRDLLWALLNTKEFIVNH comes from the coding sequence ATGAAAGTTCTTGTCTCATTTACGTTCTGTCTGGCGATACTCGCCGAGGCAGGCGTTGGATTCGCGGCGGATGATGTCGTCCGGCCAATTAGCCAACGCTTCGCAACCAAGAGCGATGAAACTCCTGACTTCCGAAAGCACATTGTCCCGTTGATGAGTCGGCTGGGTTGCAATGGACGGGCCTGCCACGGATCGTTCCAGGGACAAGGCGGATTCCGTCTCTCGCTGTTCGGCTATGACTTCAAAATGGATCACGAGAACCTTACCGCCGGCGATGAACCGCGAGTGAACCTCAAGAATCCTGCGGAAAGCCTGTTCATCCAGAAGCCAACCATGGTGGAGATCCACGAAGGTGGCGAACGGTACGAAACCGGCAGTTGGGAACACAAAGTCTTCTTGGCCTGGGCAAGCAATGGGGCCAAGAGCGTCACAAAAGAAACGCCAGATTTTGTGCGACTTGATGTCAGTCCAAGTGAAATCATCTTTGATTCCAACGATCAAACTCAGCAGCTGAATGTGGTTGCTGTGTGGTCGGATGGTAGCCGTGAAGACGTAACTGACCTGTCCCGCTTCCAAACCAACAACGACACAGTCGCGGACATTTCCGAATCCGGTTTGGTCTCCGTCGGCGAACCAGGAGACACGCATGTTGTTGTGTTCTACGACAACGGCGTTGTTCCGATTCCAGTGATGCGTCCTGTGAGTGAACTCGCCGGATCGGAATATCCGAAGGTGGAAACTCCCACGGAAATCGATCGTCTCGTCGTCCAAAAGTTACGCAAGATGGGAGTCGTCGCGTCTGACGTGGCCGGTGATACCGAGTTTCTGCGACGAGTGCGACTGGATATGACAGGCACACTACCGAGTGCTGCCGAGGTTCGGGCGTTTCTGGCTGATCCATCGCCGGACAAACGGGCTCGCAAGATCGACGAACTCCTCGAGAGTCCTGCCTATGCAGCGTGGTGGACGACGCGGCTTTGTGACATCACCGGCAACAGCGACGATCAACTTAACAACGTCACTCCTATTCGATCGGCCGCCAGCCAAAACTGGTACGACTGGATCTACAAACGCGTCGCTAACAACACACCATACGACGAGTTGGCCGCCGGGTTGGTGTTGGCAAACGGACGCGATCCCGGAGAGTCTTACAAAGACTACTGCCGTGAGATGAGCGAAATCTATTACTCGAAATCCGATAAAAGTTTCGCCGACCGTGAAAGCATGCCGCACTACTGGGCGAGACGGAATTTCCGCTCCGCCGAGGATCGCGCGATTGGCTTTGCTTACACGTTCATGGGACTTCGCATCCAATGTGCCCAATGCCACAAACACCCGTTTGATCAATGGACGCAGGACGACTTCAAAGCCTTCACGGGATTCTTCACTCACACTCGCTTCGGCCAGGATCCGAAATCGCGTGACACCTACAATGCGATGATCAAGGAGCTTGGTCTCGAAAACTTGCGAGGAAATGAGCAACGACGGAAGGTTCAAGAACTCGTCAAAGAGGGCAAAGTCGCTCCCATGAACGAGTTGTTTACGATCGCGGTTAGACCGCAGCCGAAAAACAACCGGAACTCGAAACGAAAACGCCCAGCGAATCGGAACGCTGCTGCTCGAACCGCCGCTGTGTTAGGTGGTGACGAGATTGCTCTCGAGAACTTTGATGACCCCCGGCAACCGTTGATGGATTGGCTCCGTCAGAGTGACAATCCGTATTTCGCTCGGGCATTCGTGAACCGCGTCTGGGCCGGATATTTCAACGTGGGAATCGTCGAGCCGCCGGATGATATGTCGTTGGCCAATCCGCCGAGTAATCAACCGTTGCTCGATTACCTTACCGAAGGTTTTATTGCCAGCGGCTACGACATGAAGTGGGTGCATCGCACTATCGCGAACAGCCACACTTATCAACGTTCGTGGAAACCTAACGAGACGAACCAATTCGACGAGAAAAACTTCAGCCACGCGATTCCCCGTCGAATCCCCGCTGAAGTCGCTGTCGATGCAATCACCTTGGCGACCGCATCGGATGACACCGTCTCCGAATGGCATGAAAGCCTTGATGGTCGAGCAATCGCAATTCCAGGTGCTGGGCGTCGAAGTCGCGGTGGAAACAGCTATGCGTTGACAATTTTCGGTCGCTCGATCCGAGAAAGCAATTGTGATTGTGACCGTTCGATGGACGCGAGTCTGCTTCAGACCGTCTTCCTGCAAAACGACGCCGAATTGCTAAATATGATCGAAAACCGTCGTGGATGGCTCGGCCAGGTGGCGAAAGATTTGAAAATCGCGATGCCAGGAGGTGGTTCCGCGAAAGACAAGGCTGACAAGGCCAAAGCCGATCGCATACGCAAGAATCTCGCTCGAATGCGAGACCGAGTGGCGGAATTGAAGAAGGCTGGAAATCAGAACGGTGTTCGCAAGTTGTCAGGCCAGATGGCAGGACTGCGGAAGCAACTCGCCAAACTGGGGGCCGCCGATAAAACGCCAGATAACAAGAAAGCCGGTAGCAAAGTCGCGGACGCGAATTGGGATGACATCGTCAATGAAGCGTTTCTCCGAACGCTGAGTCGCTTGCCGACGGAGGAAGAACAGAATCGTTCCCGTGAGTTTGTCGCCAACGCGGAGAACTCGCTCGATGGTATCCGAGACTTGTTGTGGGCACTGCTCAATACCAAGGAGTTCATCGTCAATCACTAG
- a CDS encoding RNA polymerase sigma factor, which produces MNHPPESEGLDAAAIESLYSEHAHDLRAFLIGVLKDGDLAVEALQNTFSKAVERGDTVRQETVKGWLYRVALNEALELRRRNKTHTRTLLKLQDWQNHRGAESPHDQASREETSLAVREAIKSLSPEQRSVVQLRIYEDKTFAAIAEELDLPLGTVLTRMRTALKRLAVRISPEHRP; this is translated from the coding sequence TTGAATCATCCACCTGAGTCGGAGGGATTGGATGCTGCAGCGATTGAGTCGCTGTATTCTGAGCATGCCCACGATTTGCGGGCATTTCTCATCGGAGTTCTCAAAGACGGCGATCTTGCGGTCGAAGCTTTGCAAAACACCTTTTCCAAAGCCGTCGAACGTGGTGACACCGTTCGTCAGGAGACCGTCAAAGGTTGGCTGTATCGGGTGGCTCTCAATGAGGCTTTGGAACTCCGAAGACGGAACAAAACTCACACAAGAACGCTCTTGAAGTTACAGGACTGGCAAAACCATCGGGGGGCCGAATCTCCCCATGACCAAGCCAGTCGTGAAGAAACCTCCCTCGCGGTTCGAGAGGCAATCAAGTCTCTGTCACCAGAGCAACGAAGTGTGGTTCAACTGCGAATCTACGAAGATAAAACGTTTGCGGCGATTGCCGAAGAACTTGATCTCCCTTTGGGAACTGTGCTGACCCGAATGCGAACTGCCCTGAAACGATTGGCCGTCCGCATCTCCCCCGAGCATCGACCATGA